From a single Labrus bergylta chromosome 14, fLabBer1.1, whole genome shotgun sequence genomic region:
- the LOC109976634 gene encoding uncharacterized protein produces MSQYCIIQGCKSRRARECDSMVTFHCFPTDKDLQEEWLKKTRKDRKPDFKVTSNTRVCSKHFAGDCFWWNERIRRTCLIPGSVPHIFPWNKVSYLTIPLTNQKGEAAGNVTIEVTESTEEEADLQPEIVVTSAPYADHDYIHLSPPLEEQLMAARQEISRLTEEKKMLLESRFCLQRFQDDARLLYFYTGFQDYGTLNSVYLSLEPTAERLQRWSQAQTVTGQEMSRAALQAENLSLIDQFFLFLCRVREGASEESLAERFHVSPSTVSRVVTTWANYLFFMLGSLPVWLHRSAVSEMMPQCFKDTYPRTRVILDCTEVHMERASSKKVNPENYSNYNGSTTLKGLMGVSPSGEITFVSSLYEGSISAEEITKRSGILSLLEEGDEVMADNSFLISDLLSAINVSLVSPPFLNQRRKSIKQEASTTQSNAKLRIHVEKAKQRMKQNRIFNRVLPHSHLGTVNQLWYVCAMLANFQVPLS; encoded by the exons ATGTCGCAGTACTGTATTATTCAAGGATGTAAATCACGCAGAGCTCGAGAATGTGACTCAATGGTAACATTTCATTGCTTTCCGACTGATAAAGACCTACAAGAAGAATGGTTAAAGAAGACCCGGAAAGACAGAAAGCCAGATTTCAAG GTTACATCAAATACAAGGGTGTGTTCCAAGCATTTCGCTGGAGACTGTTTCTGGTGGAACGAAAGAATTCGCAGGACATGTCTGATTCCAGGAAGTGTCCCCCATATCTTTCCATGGAACAAAGTCTCATACCTGACAATCCCTCTTACAAACCAGAA AGGTGAGGCGGCTGGAAATGTAACAATTGAGGTCACAGaatccacagaagaagaagctgacttGCA ACCGGAGATAGTTGTCACATCTGCACCGTATGCTGACCACGACTACATACATTTGTCTCCACCTTTGGAAGAGCAGCTGATGGCAGCACGACAGGAGATTTCCAGGCTTactgaggaaaagaaaatgctttTGGAATCACGCTTTTGTCTGCAACGATTCCAGGACGATGCCAggcttttgtatttttacacTGGATTTCAG GACTATGGTACGCTAAACTCTGTCTACTTGTCCCTGGAGCCCACTGCAGAGCGCTTACAGAGGTGGAGCCAGGCACAGACAGTGACGGGGCAGGAGATGAGCAGGGCGGCATTACAGGCAGAAAACTTGTCTTTGATCGATCagttctttctcttcctctgccgTGTAAGAGAGGGGGCGTCTGAGGAATCCCTGGCAGAGCGTTTTCATGTCTCACCGTCGACAGTCAGTAGAGTGGTGACTACTTGGGCCAATTACCTGTTTTTCATGTTGGGGTCGTTGCCCGTGTGGCTCCACAGATCAGCTGTAAGTGAAATGATGCCACAGTGCTTTAAAGACACCTATCCAAGAACGAGGGTTATCTTGGACTGCACGGAGGTCCACATGGAGCGGGCCAGCTCAAAGAAGGTCAATCCTGAGAACTATTCAAACTACAACGGCTCCACCACCTTGAAGGGCTTGATGGGTGTGAGCCCCTCTGGAGAAATCACATTTGTGAGCAGCCTGTATGAAGGGTCGATCTCTGCGGAGGAAATAACAAAACGCTCTGGGATCTTGTCCctgctggaggagggggatgaggTGATGGCTGATAACAGTTTCCTCATTAGTGATCTGCTGTCAGCCATCAATGTGTCTCTTGTCTCGCCGCCATTTCTGAATCAGAGGAGAAAGTCCATCAAGCAGGAAGCTTCCACCACTCAAAGTAATGCAAAGTTAAGAATTCATGTAGAGAAAGCCAAACAAAGAATGAAGCAAAACCGTATCTTTAATAGAGTTCTTCCCCATTCCCACCTGGGGACAGTTAACCAGTTGTGGTATGTGTGTGCCATGCTGGCTAATTTCCAAGTGCCTCTCTCTTAA